Proteins from a single region of Geothrix sp. PMB-07:
- the gpmI gene encoding 2,3-bisphosphoglycerate-independent phosphoglycerate mutase, whose product MIQGPVTLLILDGFGDGPRNPFDATFVAKMPRFNELRRTFATTQLLTSGEAVGLPDGQFGNSEVGHMNLGAGRVVWQELTRIDAAIRKGTFRENPAMAKLMADLKATGKRLHLLGLVSDGGVHSHQNHLVALAQWAQAEGVATTIHAITDGRDTGQKSADGFLQWLCFQLRACPLITLGSVCGRYTAMDRDKRWERTEQAWKLYVDGDAPQSAPDALAAIASAYDRGETDEFVAPTKLPGFQPFTDGDGVLFFNFRADRARQLCHALVHPAFIGFTPKKRPKVNLVTFTAYDAELEPYLSVAYPPQSLDLILGELISAQGWKQFRTAETEKYAHVTYFFNGGREVPFDHEERRLVPSPKVATYDLQPEMSLADVSRGLEAAIRTGDYRLLVCNLANPDMIGHTGDLAAAITACEAVDAAVGRIADATLAMGGALFITADHGNCECMRDEGGQPHTAHTLNPVPAVLVAKGLEARQLRTGGALSDVAPTLLQLFGLPQPEVMDGKSLICD is encoded by the coding sequence ATGATCCAAGGCCCCGTCACCCTCCTCATCCTCGATGGCTTCGGCGATGGGCCGCGCAATCCCTTCGACGCCACCTTCGTGGCGAAGATGCCCCGGTTCAATGAGCTGCGCCGCACCTTCGCCACCACCCAACTGCTCACCAGCGGCGAGGCCGTGGGCCTTCCCGACGGCCAGTTCGGCAATTCCGAAGTGGGCCATATGAACCTGGGCGCAGGCCGCGTGGTGTGGCAGGAGCTCACCCGCATCGATGCCGCCATCCGCAAGGGCACCTTCCGCGAGAACCCCGCGATGGCCAAGCTCATGGCCGACCTCAAGGCCACCGGGAAGCGCCTGCACCTGCTGGGACTGGTGAGCGACGGCGGCGTGCACAGCCACCAGAACCACCTGGTGGCCCTGGCCCAGTGGGCCCAGGCCGAGGGCGTGGCCACCACCATCCACGCCATTACCGATGGCCGCGACACCGGCCAGAAGAGCGCCGACGGCTTCCTCCAATGGCTCTGCTTCCAGCTGCGGGCCTGCCCCCTCATCACCCTCGGCTCCGTCTGCGGCCGCTACACGGCCATGGACCGGGACAAGCGCTGGGAGCGCACCGAACAGGCCTGGAAGCTCTATGTGGATGGGGACGCGCCCCAGTCGGCGCCGGATGCGCTGGCCGCCATTGCCTCCGCCTATGATCGAGGCGAAACCGACGAGTTCGTGGCCCCCACCAAACTGCCCGGGTTCCAGCCCTTCACCGATGGCGACGGTGTGCTGTTCTTCAACTTCCGCGCGGACCGCGCCCGGCAGCTCTGCCACGCCCTGGTGCATCCGGCCTTCATTGGCTTCACTCCGAAAAAACGTCCCAAGGTGAACCTCGTGACGTTCACCGCCTACGATGCGGAGCTCGAGCCCTACCTCTCCGTGGCCTACCCACCCCAGAGCCTCGACCTCATCCTTGGCGAGCTCATCAGCGCCCAGGGCTGGAAGCAGTTCCGTACGGCCGAGACGGAGAAATACGCCCACGTCACCTACTTCTTCAACGGTGGCCGGGAAGTGCCCTTCGACCACGAAGAGCGGCGCCTGGTGCCCTCCCCCAAGGTGGCCACCTACGACCTGCAGCCCGAGATGAGCCTCGCGGATGTGAGCCGGGGGCTGGAAGCCGCCATCCGCACGGGCGACTACCGCCTGCTGGTCTGCAACCTGGCCAACCCCGACATGATCGGCCACACGGGCGATCTCGCGGCGGCCATCACCGCCTGCGAGGCCGTGGATGCCGCCGTAGGACGCATCGCCGATGCCACCCTGGCCATGGGCGGCGCGCTGTTCATCACCGCCGACCACGGCAACTGCGAGTGCATGCGGGACGAGGGCGGCCAGCCCCATACGGCCCACACCCTCAATCCCGTGCCCGCCGTGCTGGTGGCGAAAGGATTAGAGGCCCGCCAGCTCCGAACGGGCGGCGCCCTCAGCGATGTGGCGCCCACCCTGCTGCAGCTGTTCGGCCTGCCCCAGCCCGAGGTCATGGACGGCAAAAGCCTTATTTGTGACTGA
- a CDS encoding ATP-binding protein, with product MKIAFIGTHGVGKTTLCYELAAALKREGVHVDIVKEVARLSPLPINQKTSLEAQTWIFFTQMAEEIRSGSQHDVLVCDRSVLDNYAYMMLAFGRQLPIERFMHHWMKSYDLLFKVPFSGQLAADGVRDTDTFFAEAVDQLVDKLLAERSIPHERLEPGVRPSWIERVKQVALHHPKGQKRLL from the coding sequence ATGAAGATCGCTTTCATCGGCACCCATGGCGTCGGAAAGACCACCCTTTGCTATGAGCTGGCCGCGGCCCTCAAGCGCGAGGGCGTGCATGTGGACATCGTCAAGGAAGTCGCCCGCCTCTCCCCGCTGCCCATCAATCAGAAGACGTCCCTGGAGGCGCAGACCTGGATCTTCTTCACGCAGATGGCGGAAGAGATCCGCTCCGGCAGCCAGCACGATGTCCTCGTCTGCGACCGCAGCGTGCTGGACAACTACGCCTACATGATGCTGGCCTTTGGCCGCCAACTGCCCATCGAGCGGTTCATGCACCACTGGATGAAGAGCTACGACCTGCTCTTCAAGGTGCCCTTCAGCGGCCAATTGGCGGCGGATGGCGTGCGGGACACCGACACCTTCTTCGCCGAGGCGGTGGATCAGCTGGTGGACAAGCTGCTCGCCGAGCGCAGCATCCCCCACGAGCGGCTGGAACCTGGCGTCCGTCCCTCGTGGATCGAGCGGGTGAAGCAGGTGGCGCTGCACCACCCCAAGGGGCAGAAGCGGTTGCTCTGA